CATTGCGCAGCAGGACGCTTTCGAAGGGTTGGCCGTTCACAGAGGCAAGGGCTTTCGGTCTGGCAGCCAGTGTAAAACCAGTCGATGGATCGAAACTGAGTTCCAGATGCTGATCCCAAACCCCATCCTCCTCCACCTGAAGGTCCGCACTCGCCGACCGACCGATATTAAAAGGAAAATGACGGGCAACCTTTTCGCTGCCCGCCATCCTGCCGGAAAGGACTTTGAACTGGACCATTAAAAGATACTTTTGGGGACGTACACTTGGTCACCGGGAAAGACCTCCGGATTCTTTTTGGGATCCTCCAGGGCTTTCTTATAGTTCACAGTGATTTGCTTCCCGTTCGCGCGGGTCAGGCGAATTCTGCTTTTCCATGCGAAATCGGTAAACCCGCCAGCGGTATC
The nucleotide sequence above comes from Pedosphaera parvula Ellin514. Encoded proteins:
- a CDS encoding FHA domain-containing protein, producing the protein MVQFKVLSGRMAGSEKVARHFPFNIGRSASADLQVEEDGVWDQHLELSFDPSTGFTLAARPKALASVNGQPFESVLLRNGDLIEIGAIKIRFWLSNTRQKSLGWREWLTWAGIALITALQIALIYLLINQ